A window of Symphalangus syndactylus isolate Jambi chromosome X, NHGRI_mSymSyn1-v2.1_pri, whole genome shotgun sequence genomic DNA:
ACCGGCAGGAGCTGGAGAAGTTCCAGGACGACAGTAGCCTTGAATCTGTCGTCGAAGACCTGGCCAAGATAAATCTGGAAAACCGGCCTCCCCGCCCCTCCAAAGCCCACAGAAAGCGAGAAAGAATGGAGTCCCAGGAGAGGGAGGGCCAGGAGAGCATCTTCCAGGCCGAGATGTCGGAGCACCTGGCCGGCTTCAAGCGCGAGGAGGAAGAGAAGCTCGCCGCCATACTGGGAGCCAGGGGTCTGGAGATGAAAGCGATCCCGACCGACGGCCACTGCATGTACCGCGCCATCCAAGACCAGCTGGTGTTCAGCGTGTCTGTGGAGACGCTGCGCTGCCGCACCGCCAGCTACATGAAGCAGCACGTCGACGAGTTCCTGCCCTTCGTCAGCAACCCCGAGACCGGCGACTCCTTCGGCTACGACGACTTCATGATCTACTGCGACAACATCGTGCGCACCGCGGCATGGGGAGGCCAGCTGGAGCTGAGGGCCCTGTCGCACGTCCTGAAGACCCCCATCGAGGTGATCCAGGCCGACTCGCCCACCTTGGTCATCGGGGAGGAGTACGTCAAGAAGCCGATCATCCTGGTCTACCTGTACTACGCTAACAGCCTCGGCGAGCACTATAACTCCGTGACACCGCTCGAAGCCGGCGCCACCGGGGGCGCGCTCCCGCGTCTCCGCTAGGCCCCAAGGCGCCGAGCAGCCCTGGGGAACCGTCGCCGTCGCCGCATCTCCTCAGTAGGCTCAGtttattttccccttttgcttttctgttgttgtttttttttccttccttttaatcaAAACtacccccccccgccccgcccccgcttTCCTGACCTTGCTGCTTTCACGGGGTGGGAAACGAAATTCGAGGGAAATTCCCTGGAAATATGAGGGAAATCTCTGCATTGCACCACCAGAGGGGC
This region includes:
- the OTUD6A gene encoding OTU domain-containing protein 6A; this translates as MDDPKSEQQRILRRHQREKKELQAQIQFLKNSVPKTDKTKRKQLLQDVARMEAEMAQKHRQELEKFQDDSSLESVVEDLAKINLENRPPRPSKAHRKRERMESQEREGQESIFQAEMSEHLAGFKREEEEKLAAILGARGLEMKAIPTDGHCMYRAIQDQLVFSVSVETLRCRTASYMKQHVDEFLPFVSNPETGDSFGYDDFMIYCDNIVRTAAWGGQLELRALSHVLKTPIEVIQADSPTLVIGEEYVKKPIILVYLYYANSLGEHYNSVTPLEAGATGGALPRLR